A window of Chitinophaga sp. MM2321 contains these coding sequences:
- a CDS encoding thiamine pyrophosphate-dependent enzyme, whose product MYFDRSDLSDAQLVSFYKALLYPRLIEEKMLLLLRQGKISKWFSGIGQEAIAVGATLALDADEWIMPLHRNLGVFTTRDMPLDKLLQQWQGSESGYSKGRERSFHFGSRQHHICGMISHLGPQLSIADGIALAHQLRKESKVALAFTGEGGTSEGEFHEALNVAAVWGLPVIFLIENNGYGLSTPISEQYHCANLVDKAIGYGMKGIQVDGNNLLDVYKTIRTARAYAIEEQQPVLIEALTFRMRGHEEASGVKYVPPALFEEWAQKDPITQFESFLLTSQLLSENDIHTIHEELKHSIDADVARGLTTTTITVDTSEELKDIYAPAPAIVAATGERSEKRFIDALSEGLKQAMEQHPELILMGQDIAEYGGAFKITAGFVEQFGRERVRNTPLCESAIIGAALGLSIAGFKSMVEMQFADFVTCGFNQVVNNLAKIHYRWGQPADVVIRMPAGGGVGAGPFHSQSNEAWFTHVPGLKVVYPATPEDAKGLLTAAIADPNPVMYFEHKALYRSVSGQVPDGYYTVEIGKARLVQPGDDVSIITYGSGVHWALEYAQQHPALSIAILDLRTLLPLDYPAIRDAVAATGKVLVLHEDTLTGGFGAEISAWIAEHCFHLLDAPVIRCASLDTPVPFAAALEKNFLSKARLDKCIQQLIAW is encoded by the coding sequence ATGTATTTTGACCGGTCTGATCTCAGTGATGCGCAGTTAGTGTCTTTTTACAAAGCATTGTTATATCCCCGGCTGATAGAGGAAAAAATGCTGCTGCTGTTACGACAGGGTAAGATAAGTAAATGGTTTTCCGGCATCGGCCAGGAAGCCATCGCCGTGGGCGCCACACTGGCATTGGATGCAGATGAATGGATCATGCCCCTGCATCGCAACCTCGGCGTATTTACCACCAGGGATATGCCACTGGATAAGTTGCTGCAACAGTGGCAGGGCAGCGAAAGCGGCTACAGCAAAGGACGCGAGCGATCCTTTCACTTTGGCAGCCGTCAGCATCATATCTGCGGGATGATCTCTCACCTGGGGCCACAACTCTCTATTGCCGATGGTATCGCATTGGCACATCAGCTCAGAAAAGAAAGCAAAGTAGCCCTTGCCTTTACCGGCGAAGGAGGTACCAGCGAAGGCGAATTTCATGAAGCCCTCAATGTGGCTGCAGTATGGGGCCTGCCGGTTATCTTCCTCATAGAAAATAATGGCTATGGCCTTAGCACCCCCATCAGCGAACAATATCATTGCGCCAACCTGGTGGATAAAGCCATTGGCTATGGCATGAAAGGTATACAGGTAGATGGTAATAACCTCCTCGACGTATATAAAACCATCCGTACTGCCAGGGCCTACGCCATTGAAGAACAACAGCCCGTATTGATTGAAGCCCTCACCTTCCGCATGCGCGGCCACGAAGAAGCCAGCGGCGTAAAATATGTGCCACCGGCACTTTTTGAAGAATGGGCCCAGAAAGATCCCATCACACAATTCGAATCTTTCCTTCTTACCAGCCAGTTACTCTCGGAAAATGACATCCATACTATTCATGAAGAGCTGAAACATAGTATAGATGCCGATGTAGCCAGGGGATTAACAACAACTACTATTACTGTTGATACCAGCGAAGAATTAAAAGATATCTACGCCCCCGCCCCGGCCATCGTGGCAGCTACCGGAGAAAGATCGGAGAAACGGTTTATCGATGCGCTTTCCGAAGGGCTGAAACAAGCCATGGAGCAGCATCCTGAACTTATTCTAATGGGACAGGACATTGCGGAATACGGCGGCGCCTTCAAAATTACAGCAGGATTTGTGGAACAATTCGGGCGGGAGCGGGTACGCAATACGCCCCTTTGTGAAAGCGCCATCATAGGCGCCGCCCTGGGCTTATCAATTGCCGGCTTCAAGAGCATGGTGGAAATGCAGTTTGCCGATTTCGTTACCTGCGGCTTCAACCAGGTGGTGAACAACCTGGCTAAAATACATTACCGCTGGGGACAGCCCGCCGATGTGGTGATCCGTATGCCTGCCGGTGGCGGCGTGGGCGCCGGCCCTTTCCACTCCCAAAGCAACGAGGCCTGGTTTACCCATGTTCCCGGATTGAAGGTCGTATATCCGGCCACGCCGGAAGATGCCAAAGGGTTACTCACCGCTGCCATTGCAGATCCCAACCCTGTCATGTACTTTGAGCACAAGGCGCTTTACCGCAGTGTTAGCGGCCAGGTACCCGATGGCTATTATACGGTGGAAATCGGTAAAGCCAGGCTGGTACAGCCCGGAGATGATGTGAGCATTATCACTTACGGCAGCGGCGTACACTGGGCGCTGGAATATGCACAACAACACCCGGCTTTATCCATCGCCATCCTCGATCTCCGTACTTTGCTGCCACTGGACTATCCCGCCATCCGGGATGCAGTAGCCGCTACCGGCAAAGTACTGGTACTGCATGAAGACACGCTCACCGGTGGCTTTGGCGCCGAAATAAGTGCCTGGATAGCAGAACACTGCTTCCATCTCCTCGATGCCCCCGTCATACGATGCGCCAGCCTCGATACACCCGTGCCTTTTGCGGCGGCGCTGGAAAAAAATTTTCTCTCCAAAGCAAGACTGGACAAGTGTATCCAGCAATTAATAGCATGGTAA
- a CDS encoding O-acetyl-ADP-ribose deacetylase produces MAYRKIKILKEDITKVEVDAVVNAANTSLMGGGGVDGAIHRAGGPAILDDCRAIVARQGGCNPGEAVITTGGRLPAKYVIHTVGPVWNDGNNREEELLANCYRHSLELAARHHLKSIAFPNISTGIYHFPKDLAANIAMNTIVDYLEQDSSIEEVILVCFDDENLRYTQHYYNQYIRPE; encoded by the coding sequence ATGGCATACAGAAAGATTAAAATTCTGAAAGAAGACATTACAAAGGTGGAGGTGGACGCCGTTGTAAACGCCGCAAATACTTCCCTGATGGGAGGTGGTGGTGTGGACGGCGCTATTCACAGGGCCGGTGGGCCGGCTATCCTGGATGATTGCAGGGCCATTGTAGCACGCCAGGGTGGGTGTAACCCCGGCGAGGCAGTGATCACCACAGGAGGACGCCTGCCCGCAAAGTATGTTATCCATACGGTAGGCCCGGTATGGAACGACGGCAATAACCGGGAGGAGGAGCTGCTGGCCAACTGTTACCGGCACTCGTTGGAACTGGCAGCCCGGCATCATTTGAAATCTATCGCCTTTCCCAATATCAGCACAGGCATCTATCATTTCCCCAAGGACCTGGCGGCCAACATCGCCATGAACACCATTGTGGACTACCTGGAACAGGATAGTTCCATTGAAGAAGTGATCCTGGTGTGCTTTGACGATGAAAATCTCCGCTATACACAGCACTATTATAACCAGTATATCAGACCTGAATAA
- a CDS encoding NYN domain-containing protein has protein sequence MDNTNDLRLAVLIDADNIPYHNIKGMLEEVAKYGNPTFKRIYGDWTKPTVAGWKGVLLDYAITPIQQYSYTSGKNATDSAMIIDAMDILYTGRVDGFCLVSSDSDFTRLATRLREAGMRVIGLGEKKTPSAFRAACDKFIYLEILQVREKKSDPDKPKSAKDKQKGISKADKELMELLSASINDIADEDGWAYLGELGNLLLKKQPDFDARNYGYNKLLQLIKSFPNFEIDIRESGKKTGKLVYVRTI, from the coding sequence ATGGATAATACAAATGATCTCCGGTTGGCCGTATTAATAGATGCTGATAATATCCCTTATCATAATATCAAAGGGATGCTGGAAGAAGTAGCGAAGTACGGTAACCCTACCTTTAAAAGGATCTATGGCGACTGGACCAAACCCACTGTGGCGGGATGGAAAGGCGTATTACTGGATTATGCCATTACTCCCATACAACAGTATAGCTATACTTCCGGAAAAAATGCCACCGACTCCGCGATGATCATCGATGCCATGGATATTTTGTATACGGGACGTGTGGACGGCTTCTGCCTGGTATCGAGCGATAGTGACTTTACCCGGCTGGCTACCCGCTTGCGGGAAGCCGGTATGCGCGTAATAGGTTTGGGCGAGAAGAAAACCCCCAGTGCTTTCCGGGCTGCCTGCGATAAATTTATATACCTGGAAATATTGCAGGTGCGTGAAAAGAAATCAGATCCTGATAAACCAAAGTCAGCCAAAGACAAACAAAAGGGTATCAGCAAAGCAGACAAAGAATTGATGGAACTGTTGTCTGCCAGTATCAACGATATAGCAGACGAGGATGGCTGGGCTTACCTGGGTGAGCTGGGAAACCTGTTGCTGAAAAAACAACCTGACTTTGATGCCCGTAACTATGGCTACAATAAGCTGTTACAGCTGATAAAAAGTTTCCCGAATTTCGAAATTGACATCAGGGAAAGCGGTAAAAAAACCGGTAAACTGGTGTATGTAAGAACGATATAG
- a CDS encoding DNA starvation/stationary phase protection protein, with the protein MKVQIGVSAEHTKQIALELNKVLADELLVYAKTRNSHWNIEGDNFMEMHKFFEEQYEELEEYGDEVAEYIRKLGHYAEGRYADVLKLTNLVESEYSNDQKKQLKELLDDHETIIRNLRRLIDEFDEKYKDKAASDFVTGLLQNHLKLAWMIRSYLK; encoded by the coding sequence ATGAAAGTACAAATCGGTGTTTCAGCAGAGCACACAAAACAGATAGCATTAGAATTAAATAAGGTATTGGCAGATGAATTACTTGTGTATGCTAAAACGCGCAACAGCCACTGGAATATTGAAGGCGATAATTTCATGGAAATGCATAAATTCTTTGAAGAACAATATGAAGAGCTGGAAGAATATGGTGACGAGGTGGCTGAATACATCCGTAAACTGGGACACTACGCAGAAGGCCGCTATGCAGACGTATTAAAACTCACCAATCTAGTGGAATCTGAATATTCCAATGATCAGAAGAAACAACTGAAAGAATTACTGGACGACCATGAAACAATTATCCGTAACCTGCGCAGACTGATCGACGAATTTGACGAAAAGTATAAAGATAAAGCCGCCAGCGACTTTGTTACCGGGCTGTTGCAAAACCACCTGAAACTGGCCTGGATGATCCGTTCCTATCTCAAATAA
- a CDS encoding MFS transporter has translation MYQSNGKIYSLQFILLCLSNALFSASFNMMIPELPAYLSKMGGADYKGYIIGLFTLMAGLSRPFSGKLTDTIGRVPVMIFGSLVCVICSLMYPLVSSVGAFLLLRFFHGFSTGFKPTGTAAYVSDLVPFTRRGEAMGMVGLASTIGMALGPAIGGYMAVRWNINVMFQLSAVFALLSVVILVGMKETLVNKQRFRFSLLKISGNEIFEPLVWSPVIICFLTYFSYGAILTIIPDFSSFLGIANKGVFFTFFTASSIGIRLLAGKVSDRYGRVPVLKISALLMAGSMLMMGLADTGTLLLSAAVVYGIAVGLNSPAITAWTIDLGLPEHRGRALASMYIAMEAGIGLGAYFSAFVYDNKSTNFPATFYLFAVITLLATFYLAFFYKKPLAALKES, from the coding sequence ATGTATCAGTCGAACGGGAAGATATACAGCTTGCAGTTTATTTTATTGTGCCTCAGTAATGCCCTCTTTTCGGCCAGTTTCAACATGATGATTCCGGAGCTTCCTGCTTACCTGAGCAAGATGGGTGGCGCGGATTACAAGGGTTATATCATCGGTTTATTTACGTTGATGGCCGGACTTTCGCGGCCATTCAGCGGCAAGCTTACGGATACAATCGGCCGTGTTCCTGTCATGATATTCGGTTCCCTGGTATGTGTGATTTGTAGTTTAATGTACCCACTGGTAAGTTCTGTTGGGGCATTTTTGCTACTACGTTTTTTCCATGGTTTTTCTACCGGTTTTAAACCCACCGGAACGGCTGCTTATGTTTCCGACCTGGTACCCTTTACCCGGCGCGGGGAGGCGATGGGTATGGTAGGTTTGGCCAGTACCATCGGCATGGCGCTTGGACCGGCTATTGGCGGCTATATGGCCGTGCGGTGGAATATAAATGTGATGTTCCAGCTGTCTGCCGTATTTGCGCTGTTATCTGTGGTGATATTAGTGGGTATGAAGGAAACACTTGTCAACAAACAACGTTTCCGTTTTTCCCTGTTGAAGATATCGGGTAATGAAATCTTTGAGCCACTGGTCTGGTCACCGGTGATCATCTGCTTCCTGACTTACTTCAGCTATGGCGCTATCCTGACGATCATCCCGGACTTCAGCAGTTTCCTGGGCATCGCGAATAAAGGGGTGTTCTTTACTTTCTTTACGGCCAGTTCTATTGGTATCCGCCTGCTTGCGGGCAAAGTGTCTGACCGTTACGGCAGGGTGCCGGTATTGAAAATATCTGCTTTACTGATGGCCGGGTCCATGCTTATGATGGGACTAGCCGACACGGGAACTTTACTCCTGTCTGCCGCGGTAGTTTATGGTATTGCTGTAGGACTCAATTCCCCCGCAATTACTGCCTGGACAATAGACCTCGGCCTGCCGGAACACCGCGGCCGCGCACTCGCCAGCATGTATATAGCCATGGAAGCAGGTATTGGTCTGGGTGCCTATTTCTCTGCTTTTGTTTATGACAATAAATCCACCAACTTCCCCGCTACTTTTTACCTGTTTGCCGTCATCACACTGCTGGCCACCTTTTACCTGGCATTCTTCTACAAGAAGCCACTAGCGGCCCTGAAAGAGTCCTGA
- the rmuC gene encoding DNA recombination protein RmuC: protein MMDILMLLLLVVTGVAAVVLGYQCYAVVRRHKQQLAVNGQQQERYNQLEARQEYLQSMLDDKQMLLREKQQQLERINEEFSALMAEQARLMEQNKHLHQQLSGEKDRLLQVQQDFKLQFEHTAQVLLQRISGTFMQQNQVKMDDLLKPLAEKIDNFRSSVQQSLVAETSQRAELKSELQRLLQLNQTLSKEANNLTNALKADTKKQGNWGEMILEKVLEASGLEKGIHYFTQDAQRDETGQLRMPDLVLQLPENRQLVIDSKVSLKAYEQYCSATEEAEQQQALKLHIQSVKNHVSELSRKAYHTLYNNTTDFVMLFIPIEPAYALAIMQQDEDLYDFAFRKKVILVSVPSLLATLRIIDAMWRLENQNKNAEEIVRQGSALYDKFVGFAEDMGLIGEHLKRSQNVYENAMNKLTTGNGNLVGRAERMRRLGLDNKKALPKEMTADLIAPADEATEATS from the coding sequence ATGATGGATATACTCATGTTACTATTATTGGTTGTTACGGGAGTGGCGGCAGTGGTGCTGGGCTACCAGTGTTACGCTGTTGTGCGGCGCCATAAACAACAGCTGGCGGTCAACGGGCAGCAGCAGGAGCGTTATAACCAGTTGGAGGCCCGGCAGGAATACCTGCAAAGCATGCTGGATGATAAACAAATGTTGCTCAGGGAAAAGCAACAGCAACTGGAACGGATCAATGAGGAGTTTTCCGCCCTGATGGCTGAACAGGCGCGGCTGATGGAGCAGAATAAACACCTGCATCAACAGCTGAGCGGGGAGAAGGATCGCCTGCTACAGGTACAACAGGACTTTAAGCTGCAATTTGAGCATACAGCCCAAGTGTTGTTACAGCGTATATCCGGTACGTTTATGCAGCAGAACCAGGTAAAGATGGATGATCTGCTGAAGCCACTGGCAGAGAAAATAGATAACTTCCGGAGTAGTGTGCAGCAGTCGCTTGTAGCAGAAACCTCGCAGCGTGCGGAACTGAAGAGCGAGTTACAGCGGCTGTTACAGCTTAATCAAACCTTGTCTAAAGAAGCGAATAACCTGACCAATGCGCTGAAAGCGGATACTAAAAAGCAAGGCAACTGGGGGGAGATGATCCTGGAAAAAGTACTGGAGGCTTCCGGGCTTGAAAAAGGCATTCATTATTTTACACAGGATGCACAGCGGGATGAAACCGGCCAGTTAAGAATGCCGGACCTGGTATTACAGCTACCCGAAAACCGGCAGCTGGTCATTGATTCCAAGGTATCACTGAAAGCATATGAACAGTATTGCAGCGCAACGGAAGAAGCGGAGCAACAGCAGGCGTTGAAGCTGCATATACAATCGGTAAAGAACCATGTGAGTGAATTGAGTCGCAAAGCCTATCACACATTGTATAACAATACGACTGATTTTGTGATGTTGTTCATTCCTATAGAACCGGCGTACGCATTGGCTATTATGCAGCAGGATGAAGACCTGTATGATTTTGCTTTCCGTAAGAAGGTGATCCTGGTGAGCGTACCCTCCCTATTGGCTACGCTGCGTATTATTGATGCCATGTGGCGCCTGGAGAATCAGAATAAAAATGCAGAAGAGATCGTGCGGCAGGGGAGTGCGTTGTATGATAAGTTTGTGGGCTTTGCAGAAGATATGGGGCTGATAGGAGAACACCTGAAACGTAGTCAGAACGTATACGAAAACGCCATGAACAAACTGACCACCGGTAATGGCAACCTGGTAGGAAGAGCGGAAAGAATGCGCCGCCTGGGGCTGGACAATAAAAAGGCGCTGCCAAAGGAAATGACAGCAGACCTTATTGCACCGGCTGATGAAGCAACGGAAGCAACCAGTTAA
- a CDS encoding iron-containing alcohol dehydrogenase family protein — MKFRNFKMVDYVIYGSGCFDQLDEILAPKRKGDAPMIFFVDAWFQDKQAFLSRIPLQGKDKIVVIDVTHEPKTTDVDKIRDELLAEFGEVSGIIGIGGGSVMDMAKAVGLMMTNSGSSADYQGWDLVKVPGVYKVGIPTISGTGAEVSRTCVLTGPTRKLGMNSDFTPFDQIVLDPALTRTVEVNQRFYTAMDCFIHCVESLKGTYLNAFSKSYGDKAQELCEEIFLGKEQWDDEADEKLMMASYAGGMSIAYSQVGVAHAVSYGLAYLLGTKHGIGNCIVFDKLEEFYPEGVKKFKEMVKKHNIDIPQGITKGLTDEQFETMIDVSLGMAPLWENALGKGWQGIMTRERLRKLYERL, encoded by the coding sequence ATGAAATTCAGGAATTTTAAAATGGTGGATTACGTAATTTATGGCAGCGGATGTTTTGATCAGCTGGACGAAATACTAGCCCCCAAGCGCAAAGGCGATGCACCCATGATATTCTTCGTGGATGCGTGGTTCCAGGATAAGCAGGCGTTTTTGTCGCGCATACCTTTACAGGGGAAAGACAAAATTGTGGTGATTGATGTAACACACGAACCTAAAACAACGGATGTAGATAAAATCCGTGATGAACTCCTGGCTGAGTTTGGAGAGGTATCCGGTATCATTGGTATCGGCGGCGGCTCTGTTATGGACATGGCCAAAGCGGTGGGTCTGATGATGACGAATTCCGGCTCTTCTGCTGATTACCAGGGATGGGACCTGGTGAAAGTGCCGGGAGTATATAAAGTGGGTATTCCCACGATTTCCGGCACAGGCGCGGAAGTAAGCCGTACTTGCGTATTGACTGGTCCTACCCGCAAACTGGGGATGAACTCTGACTTTACCCCTTTCGATCAGATCGTACTGGACCCGGCTTTAACCAGGACCGTGGAAGTAAACCAGCGTTTTTATACTGCCATGGATTGCTTTATTCATTGTGTGGAATCGCTGAAAGGTACTTATCTGAATGCATTCAGTAAATCCTATGGTGATAAAGCGCAGGAGCTTTGTGAAGAGATTTTTCTGGGGAAAGAGCAGTGGGATGATGAGGCAGATGAGAAACTGATGATGGCTTCCTATGCGGGCGGTATGAGTATCGCTTATTCCCAGGTAGGCGTGGCGCATGCGGTTAGTTACGGACTGGCCTACCTGCTGGGTACCAAACATGGTATCGGTAACTGTATTGTGTTTGATAAGCTGGAAGAATTTTACCCGGAGGGCGTGAAGAAATTTAAGGAGATGGTAAAGAAACACAACATCGATATTCCGCAGGGGATTACCAAAGGACTGACAGACGAACAGTTTGAAACGATGATCGATGTATCATTGGGAATGGCGCCACTTTGGGAGAATGCGCTGGGTAAAGGCTGGCAGGGGATCATGACGCGTGAACGCCTGCGTAAGCTGTACGAAAGACTATAA
- the kdsB gene encoding 3-deoxy-manno-octulosonate cytidylyltransferase — MKKIALIPARYGATRFPGKMMALLGGKTVILRTYESTVNTGVFDDVMVVTDSEDIYNEIVSHGGKAVMSKKEHECGTDRIAEAVVDMDVDIVVNVQGDEPFTQREPLEKLLKVFEGEAGRQVQVASLMQELKDPELVEDPNYVKVAVDKNSNALFFSRSVIPYPRDKAIKTVYYEHIGIYAFRKQMLLDFTQMPMTPLESVEKIECLRYLENGIPMKMVATTYMGVEIDTPEDLKKAAKFL, encoded by the coding sequence ATGAAAAAAATAGCGTTGATACCTGCCCGTTATGGAGCTACCCGTTTCCCTGGTAAAATGATGGCCCTGCTGGGCGGAAAAACAGTGATCCTCCGCACTTACGAATCTACAGTAAACACCGGCGTTTTTGATGATGTAATGGTGGTAACAGACAGTGAGGACATCTATAATGAAATAGTAAGTCATGGCGGCAAAGCCGTTATGAGTAAGAAAGAACACGAATGCGGTACGGATCGTATAGCCGAAGCCGTTGTAGATATGGATGTGGATATAGTGGTGAATGTGCAGGGAGATGAACCATTTACCCAACGGGAGCCGCTGGAGAAATTATTGAAAGTATTTGAAGGGGAAGCAGGCAGGCAGGTGCAGGTAGCATCGCTGATGCAGGAGTTGAAAGACCCGGAGCTGGTGGAAGACCCCAACTACGTGAAAGTGGCGGTGGATAAGAATTCCAACGCCCTGTTCTTTTCCCGTTCTGTGATTCCTTATCCACGCGATAAAGCCATAAAAACTGTTTACTACGAGCATATCGGGATCTATGCTTTCCGTAAGCAAATGTTGCTGGACTTCACACAAATGCCCATGACGCCATTGGAATCTGTCGAGAAGATTGAGTGTTTGCGGTACCTGGAAAATGGTATTCCTATGAAGATGGTGGCGACTACTTATATGGGCGTAGAAATAGATACGCCGGAAGACCTGAAGAAAGCGGCGAAATTTTTATAA
- a CDS encoding DegT/DnrJ/EryC1/StrS family aminotransferase, with protein sequence MPGYELFGDEERKEVNDVLETGIMMRYGFDGPRKGIWKAKELEQAICDKLDVRYTQLASSGTAALTTAMAALGLGAGDEIIMPTFTFVASFESIFSVGATPVLVDIDDTLTLDPKAVEAAITPRTKAVMPVHMCGAMADLDALQAICKKHNLLLLEDACQSFGASYKGKALGSIGDAGTFSFDFVKTITCAEGGAIVTNNKDVYTKCDGYTDHGHDHLGVDRGADLHPFIGYNYRISELHAAVGLAQVRKLDHFLEVQRKTKKIFKDALSAIPGVTFRRLPDEAGDSATFLSFFLPDAAQARSAAEAMKAAGLPAFYYYDNNWHYIRQWDHFKEGAALTPFAPGLKQAMEIYKTKEFPASDAVIGRNISTPINLSWSDAEIQERKEKMVNAVKSAL encoded by the coding sequence ATGCCGGGATACGAACTATTTGGCGACGAAGAAAGGAAGGAAGTAAACGATGTACTGGAAACAGGAATCATGATGCGTTACGGATTTGATGGTCCGCGTAAAGGGATCTGGAAAGCAAAAGAGCTGGAACAGGCTATTTGTGACAAACTGGATGTACGATACACGCAGCTTGCCTCCAGCGGTACGGCTGCATTAACTACGGCTATGGCGGCCCTGGGACTGGGTGCCGGCGACGAGATTATCATGCCCACTTTTACTTTTGTGGCCAGCTTTGAATCTATATTTTCAGTAGGAGCTACCCCGGTGCTGGTAGACATTGACGATACCCTTACCCTCGACCCCAAAGCGGTGGAAGCCGCCATCACTCCCCGTACAAAGGCTGTTATGCCGGTACATATGTGTGGCGCTATGGCTGATCTGGATGCATTACAGGCTATCTGCAAAAAACATAATCTCCTGCTGCTGGAAGATGCCTGCCAGTCGTTTGGAGCTTCCTATAAAGGAAAGGCCCTCGGCTCTATTGGCGACGCAGGAACATTTTCCTTCGATTTCGTGAAAACGATCACCTGTGCAGAAGGCGGCGCTATTGTCACCAATAACAAAGACGTTTATACAAAATGTGATGGCTATACAGATCATGGTCACGATCACCTGGGTGTGGATCGTGGTGCAGACCTGCATCCGTTTATAGGATATAACTACCGTATTTCGGAACTGCATGCCGCTGTAGGGCTGGCACAGGTCCGCAAGCTGGATCACTTCCTGGAAGTACAGCGTAAAACAAAGAAAATATTTAAGGATGCACTGAGTGCCATACCCGGTGTAACTTTCCGCCGTTTACCGGATGAAGCCGGCGATAGTGCTACTTTCCTGTCTTTCTTCCTGCCAGACGCCGCGCAGGCGCGCAGTGCTGCCGAAGCGATGAAAGCAGCCGGTTTACCAGCCTTCTACTATTATGACAACAACTGGCATTATATCCGCCAGTGGGATCACTTCAAAGAAGGAGCCGCGTTAACGCCGTTTGCACCCGGTTTGAAGCAGGCCATGGAAATCTACAAAACAAAAGAATTCCCGGCATCCGATGCTGTTATCGGCAGAAATATCTCCACACCCATCAACCTGTCATGGAGTGATGCGGAAATCCAGGAAAGAAAGGAGAAAATGGTGAATGCAGTTAAAAGCGCCTTATAA
- a CDS encoding nuclear transport factor 2 family protein gives MRFILYLILSGSALLLCMPCLQAQQTDRQQIEALMATQTTAWNKGDVPAFMQTYWHSDSLLFIGKSGVTYGWQATLERYNKTYPDKKAMGKLDFKLLEFKPLAADVYLVIGKWHLQRSIGDLQGHFSLVLKKIKGEWKIIADHSS, from the coding sequence ATGCGTTTTATACTGTATCTGATTCTTTCCGGAAGCGCCCTCTTGCTCTGCATGCCCTGTCTACAGGCACAACAGACCGACCGGCAACAGATAGAAGCCCTCATGGCCACCCAAACAACCGCCTGGAATAAGGGCGATGTGCCCGCTTTTATGCAAACTTACTGGCACTCCGACTCCCTGCTGTTCATCGGGAAAAGTGGCGTTACCTACGGCTGGCAGGCTACGCTGGAAAGGTACAATAAAACCTATCCGGACAAAAAGGCCATGGGCAAACTCGATTTTAAATTATTGGAATTCAAGCCTTTGGCGGCAGATGTCTACCTGGTCATTGGCAAATGGCACCTGCAACGCAGCATCGGCGACCTGCAGGGGCATTTCAGCCTGGTGTTAAAGAAGATCAAAGGAGAATGGAAGATTATAGCAGATCATAGCAGCTGA
- a CDS encoding CAP domain-containing protein has product MSGRIICIAMLLLAFSIFSGCAKDAAIKPSPFVKDGTDTLTIPENKIDRTALIELVNGLRSRGCNCGDVKMPAVGPLTWSGLLEKAAYLHSKDMALHQYFDHTGLDGSTPGTRMDAAGYRWNKYGENIASGQMEEQAVIMGWLSSPQHCKNMMDANFTEVGIGLYDKDWTMELGRRSVTQ; this is encoded by the coding sequence ATGTCCGGGAGAATTATTTGTATAGCCATGCTGCTGCTGGCATTTTCTATTTTTTCAGGCTGTGCTAAAGACGCAGCTATTAAGCCGTCGCCCTTTGTAAAGGATGGTACGGACACACTCACCATACCCGAGAATAAGATAGACCGTACCGCACTCATAGAACTGGTAAATGGATTACGTAGCCGCGGCTGCAACTGTGGTGATGTGAAGATGCCCGCCGTAGGCCCGCTCACCTGGAGTGGTTTACTGGAAAAAGCCGCCTACCTCCATAGTAAAGACATGGCGCTCCATCAATACTTTGATCATACCGGACTGGATGGTTCTACACCCGGTACCCGCATGGACGCCGCCGGTTACCGCTGGAATAAATACGGGGAAAATATTGCCAGCGGCCAAATGGAAGAACAGGCCGTTATTATGGGATGGCTCAGCAGTCCCCAGCACTGTAAGAATATGATGGATGCAAATTTCACAGAAGTGGGAATTGGCCTGTATGATAAAGACTGGACCATGGAATTAGGGAGAAGAAGCGTAACTCAATAA